Proteins from a genomic interval of Plodia interpunctella isolate USDA-ARS_2022_Savannah chromosome 20, ilPloInte3.2, whole genome shotgun sequence:
- the Naglu gene encoding alpha-N-acetylglucosaminidase, with product MIRYLAILPLSLSSYAQSLNEADIMLLYILLFNCALYVSSDHLQYLDPTKLQTKTSSSTQEKIVRDLLKVYFSQHKANHPQQWSYNHVHENVEIVIDRALFIDSKDSFVIVASDNKLKVRASTGVAALWGYHYYLKKYCKSHIGWQVQRLSCPDPLPEAGETVIANDRFRYYQNVCTASYSFVWWKPADWTMHVLWMAFNGINLALAPVAQEAAWKRVYERIGMTKEEIDEHFTGPAFLSWLRMGNVRGWGGPLYDSWHSVQEANQVSTIELMLNVGMVPVLPSFAGHVPRAFAKIYPNVTFHEVSRWNGFDDDYCCGLFLDPNEPLFKTIGTMFLSAVNDISDGSHISDGSHIYTADPFNEIGLKKGVLSKAFLENTSRAIFSTMTRNDDKAVWLLQNWMFVHDSLLWPIENVKAFLTSVPRGRMLILDLQSEQWPQYDLYEMYFGQPFIWCMLHDFGGTLGMFGSLDTINTVVYEARDRVNSTMIGIGLTPEGINQNYVVYDLMLESAWRKGPTNLNVWVEGYAERRYGCNKTAEGWRYLARSVYNFTGFNKMRGKYVVTRTPSFWLKPWAWYASKDLFKAFRIFAFAECSGPGFEHDLVDITRQALQYRVEQLYMQLLIDKNSNDWVFEVSSDRFLEAMGDILLILRENNDFSAKDWFRKARDFGVNEEERYMYELNARNQITLWGPNGEITDYACKQWEELMEHYYIPRWRVFLQDALNAKNKNRVFDQRGAQHMIRSTVEQEFLYKDIDSKNYVRHGVSRTARNLYKKWAIMPNFSDLPINIIKDRNLSTVRERDYWRPEVTLLMSTTPS from the coding sequence ATGATTCGGTATTTAGCAATCCTGCCACTCAGTCTCAGCTCTTACGCTCAGTCGCTCAATGAAGCTGATATAATGTTACTGTACATTTTGTTATTCAACTGTGCATTGTACGTGTCCAGTgatcatttacaatatttggaCCCCACCAAATTGCAGACAAAGACCTCCAGTTCTACTCAAGAGAAAATTGTCAGGGATTTActgaaagtatatttttcgCAACACAAAGCTAACCATCCACAACAATGGTCTTACAATCACGTACACGAAAACGTTGAGATTGTTATCGATAGGGCGCTGTTTATAGATAGCAAAGACTCTTTTGTGATTGTCGCATCGGATAATAAGTTGAAGGTCAGAGCTAGCACAGGAGTAGCAGCTCTATGGGGATATCATTATTACTTGAAGAAGTACTGCAAGAGTCATATAGGATGGCAAGTGCAAAGGCTGTCGTGTCCGGACCCACTGCCGGAAGCAGGCGAGACGGTAATAGCTAACGACAGGTTCAGATATTACCAAAACGTGTGCACTGCGTCTTATAGTTTCGTGTGGTGGAAACCAGCTGATTGGACTATGCATGTATTATGGATGGCATTCAATGGAATCAATCTTGCTCTCGCTCCGGTCGCACAAGAAGCCGCATGGAAGAGGGTTTATGAAAGAATTGGGATGACGAAGGAAGAAATCGATGAACATTTCACAGGACCCGCGTTTTTGTCTTGGCTAAGGATGGGCAACGTGCGCGGCTGGGGGGGCCCTTTGTACGACAGCTGGCATTCCGTGCAGGAAGCTAATCAAGTGTCTACCATAGAACTGATGCTTAACGTCGGGATGGTGCCAGTACTGCCGTCTTTCGCCGGACACGTGCCTAGAGCGTTCGCCAAAATATATCCGAACGTAACTTTCCACGAAGTTAGCAGATGGAATGGTTTCGATGACGATTATTGCTGTGGACTATTTTTAGATCCGAACGAACCTTTGTTCAAAACCATTGGTACTATGTTCCTATCGGCCGTTAACGATATATCAGATGGTAGTCATATATCTGACGGCAGCCACATCTACACAGCTGATCCATTCAATGAAATTGGACTGAAGAAAGGGGTGTTGTCTAAAGCATTTCTGGAAAACACTTCCAGGGCTATATTTTCAACAATGACGCGCAATGATGATAAGGCAGTGTGGCTTCTTCAAAATTGGATGTTTGTGCATGACTCTCTGCTTTGGCCAATCGAGAATGTTAAGGCATTCCTGACTTCTGTGCCGAGAGGTCGAAtgttaattttagatttgCAATCGGAGCAATGGCCTCAATACGACCTTTATGAAATGTATTTCGGACAGCCGTTTATTTGGTGTATGCTCCACGATTTCGGTGGAACATTAGGCATGTTTGGAAGTTTGGACACTATAAACACAGTGGTGTACGAAGCGAGAGATCGAGTCAACAGCACCATGATAGGAATCGGTTTAACTCCGGAGGGAATCAATCAGAATTACGTGGTTTACGATCTGATGCTCGAATCAGCTTGGCGGAAAGGGCCAACAAATCTCAATGTTTGGGTGGAAGGGTATGCTGAGAGAAGATACGGATGCAACAAGACCGCAGAGGGATGGAGATATCTCGCGAGAAGTGTTTATAACTTCACAGGTTTCAACAAAATGAGGGGGAAGTATGTAGTGACGCGCACACCAAGTTTTTGGTTGAAACCTTGGGCGTGGTATGCTAGTAAGGACTTATTCAAAGCATTTCGAATATTCGCGTTCGCCGAATGCTCTGGCCCAGGATTCGAGCACGATTTAGTGGATATTACGCGTCAGGCGTTACAATACAGAGTCGAGCAGTTATATATGCAGTTGTTGATAGACAAGAATTCAAACGATTGGGTGTTCGAAGTGTCCTCAGACCGTTTCTTAGAAGCCATGGGAGATATTTTGCTAATTCTACGTGAAAACAACGACTTTTCCGCAAAAGATTGGTTCAGAAAAGCCAGGGATTTCGGTGTTAACGAAGAAGAAAGATATATGTATGAATTGAACGCGCGAAATCAAATAACTTTATGGGGTCCCAATGGAGAAATAACAGATTACGCGTGCAAGCAATGGGAAGAATTGATggaacattattatattccaaGATGGCGGGTGTTCCTGCAAGATGCTTTGAACGCGAAGAATAAGAACAGAGTTTTTGATCAGAGAGGTGCTCAACATATGATACGATCTACCGTAGAACAGGAGTTTTTGTACAAAGATATTGATTCGAAAAACTATGTGAGGCACGGTGTGAGCAGGACAGCACgaaatttgtacaaaaaatgGGCCATAATGCCCAATTTCAGTGATTTGccgataaatataataaaagatagAAATTTAAGCACAGTAAGAGAAAGAGATTATTGGAGACCTGAAGTCACTTTATTGATGTCTACTACGCCTAGTTAA